The nucleotide window TTACTAACCGGGAAGGTCGTTACATTCTTAAAATTGAACACCTGCCGGCCGTCATTTTGATTCGTTATATCGGTTATGAATCGAAACGAATTACGATCAACTCCGATTTTTCATCACAGGTGGATATTGAACTCAAACCGTCTCCGATTGAAATGCAAAATGTTGTGATTACCGGCGAAGATCCAGCCGTTTTTCTGATGCGCAATGTTATAGCCAAGAAACAGCGATGGTTTGGCAAATTAAAGAATTTCAAAGCGGACGTTTATTCCCGTCTTAGTCTTGAAAATGATTCGGGCATTGTTATGCTCTCCGAATCGCTCGGCGATATGTATTGGGATCGTATCAAAGGTATTCGTGCCGTGATCAAATCAAAACGTGCTACAAAAAACGTTAATCCCAAAGACTTGGCATTTTCCCTCGAAGACGCAGTGGTTAATTTTTATGATGACGACGTGACCATCCAGAATTCCCGGTTTGTCGGGCCAACACATCCTGACGCTCTTTCATATTACGATTTCAAACTAATAGGTCAGCGCAACTTAGACGGTCGCATTGTCTATGACATTCGGGTTAATACGAAAAGTAAATTACAGCCAACCTTTGTTGGAACGGTTTCTGTGCTCGATGCCGATTCAGTGCTGATTGCGGTTGATTTGAAACCGTCCGAATTTGCGATCTTCCCGATGCCCATCCGCCAATGGGACGTTGCGTATAAACAGCAATTCAGTAATTTTGGTCGTGAATATTGGTTGCCCGTTGATATCCGAATGAATGGTTTAACCAAGATCGGGTTACCGGGATTGGAATTTCCATTGATCAAGTATGGTCAGGTAAGCGCATTTAATGATTATTTGATCAATCAATCAATGCCGGATTCGCTTTACAAGCAAAAACGCCGGATGGTCGTTGATTCAGTTGCCTTGCAAAAACCTAATCAATTTGATTCTGCCCGTGTTTTTATTCCGCTTTCCGAGCGTGAGGATTCGGCTTATGCAGGTATTAAACGCGGCGACTCTTTTGCTAAAGCGTTCAAGCCGACCGGTATGTTGTCTAAGTATGTCAAAATGGAAGACGACTATAATGACAGCGTCGCTGCTGAAAATGTTAAACCGAAGAGCGCTTTTAAAAAACTGACCAACGATCTTTCGCCTCAGTTAGGTTTTAACCGTGTCGAAGGAGGGCGATTGGGATTAAAATATGAACACGAATTTAACCGGACATGGAAAGCTTTTATTCGAGGCGGCTATGCGACTGCGCTCAAAGATCCATTTTACGGTACCGGCGCTGAATACCGTTGGGGGCGGCGCTTTGTTCATTTTGTCAAAGTGTCGTTCTATGCCGGCGTAACGCCGCGTTTTGATTCGGATAACTACGCCGTATGGATGGGACAAATGCTTCCGTTTACCGGTTATCGCGATTATTTCGATTATTACAAAGCGCGTGAAATTCGTTTGAGCGCCGGGTATTATTTTCGTAGCGTGGATATGACGATTGAAACCACCTTGATCAATGATCGCCAGGCTTCCGTGAAAAAAAGATCCGATTGGGACATTATTGGCCGATCATACCGGCAACGTATCAATCCGGTTATCGATGAAGGTACTTTACGCGCCGTTCAATTCATTGTGCAATATGGTGATGACTATGTTCCGCTCGGCGTGGTCGGTGACCGGAATGCTAAGATTGTCATTGAGCATAGCCCGGCTTCGCTCAGCGATTTTGATTACACGACTTTTCGAGGTGAAATCAATTGGCGCATTCCTACATTTATGCAAAGGCGATTTTTGCCCAATGTTTTGGACATCCGTGCCGTAGGCGGAACGTATGCCGGAAATCTGCCCATTCAAAAACGAGCTATTCTGGACGGATCGTTAGGCATTTTTACGCCGTTTGGCACATTCAAAACATTGCGGTCACGAGCCTATGAAGGTGAAAAATTCGCAGCCGTTTTCTGGGAACATAATTTCAGAACATTGCTTTTTGAAATAATCGGTCTGCGCGCATTGGCTAAGCGTAATATCGGCATCGCCGTTTTCGGAGCTCACGGACGTACGTGGATTAAAGAATCGCATCTAGCATCGTCGGGATACGCGCCCGTTTACTCTGATAAACTTCACCAGGAAATCGGAGGCTCGATCAACGGTCTGTTTGGTTTGCTTCGTCTCGATGCAGCGAAAAGGTTGAACCACAAAGGGTTTTATTTCGGCGTAAGCATGGCACGATTGTTTTGAGTGATTATATTTAATTATTGCAACGCACTTTCAAAGAGCGTTGCACTTTATACAGCAACTCTTTATTTAGTTGTTACAGCCGGTATGATATATTTCTCCATCATTTCATCTACTTGCGGATGCGCGTTACGATAGCGGTATGCGCTTGCAGTGACCACTATTACCAAAGGTTCATTCGCAAACACAAAAATTTTATTACCACCGGTGCCGGTACAATAATAAACTTCGTATGATTTTCCATTCACTTTGTAAGTTTTAATCCACCACAAATATCCGTATTCATTACCCTGAACGGTTGTTGGAAG belongs to bacterium and includes:
- a CDS encoding DUF5686 and carboxypeptidase regulatory-like domain-containing protein → MLKFIFILLFVSSALAQTTITGYVRDAANGDALPAANLQIEGTYQGAITNREGRYILKIEHLPAVILIRYIGYESKRITINSDFSSQVDIELKPSPIEMQNVVITGEDPAVFLMRNVIAKKQRWFGKLKNFKADVYSRLSLENDSGIVMLSESLGDMYWDRIKGIRAVIKSKRATKNVNPKDLAFSLEDAVVNFYDDDVTIQNSRFVGPTHPDALSYYDFKLIGQRNLDGRIVYDIRVNTKSKLQPTFVGTVSVLDADSVLIAVDLKPSEFAIFPMPIRQWDVAYKQQFSNFGREYWLPVDIRMNGLTKIGLPGLEFPLIKYGQVSAFNDYLINQSMPDSLYKQKRRMVVDSVALQKPNQFDSARVFIPLSEREDSAYAGIKRGDSFAKAFKPTGMLSKYVKMEDDYNDSVAAENVKPKSAFKKLTNDLSPQLGFNRVEGGRLGLKYEHEFNRTWKAFIRGGYATALKDPFYGTGAEYRWGRRFVHFVKVSFYAGVTPRFDSDNYAVWMGQMLPFTGYRDYFDYYKAREIRLSAGYYFRSVDMTIETTLINDRQASVKKRSDWDIIGRSYRQRINPVIDEGTLRAVQFIVQYGDDYVPLGVVGDRNAKIVIEHSPASLSDFDYTTFRGEINWRIPTFMQRRFLPNVLDIRAVGGTYAGNLPIQKRAILDGSLGIFTPFGTFKTLRSRAYEGEKFAAVFWEHNFRTLLFEIIGLRALAKRNIGIAVFGAHGRTWIKESHLASSGYAPVYSDKLHQEIGGSINGLFGLLRLDAAKRLNHKGFYFGVSMARLF